In the genome of Pusillimonas sp. T7-7, the window AGTCGTAGCGCAGCCCTTCATATTGCAGGCCAAACACGCTGCGCGCGGTCAGCAGGCTGGCGATGCCGTCAGTAAGTTGGATCTCGCCGCCTACACCCGCCTGGGTCTGGCGCAAATGCTGGAAAATCTCGGGTTCCAGCACATAGCGGCCCACCACAGCCAAGGTGCTGGGTGCGTCGGCGGTGGCGGGTTTTTCGACAATGCCCGAAATATGGGTTGTATTGGGGCTGACTTGCGTACCTGAAATAATGCCGTAGCGGTTGGTGTCTTCGGGCCGGACGTTTTGTATGGCCATGACGCTGCCTTCGTGCTTGTGAGCCGCGTCGATCAGCTGTTGTGTGACCGACGTGTTGGCATCGATCAGGTCGTCGGCCAGCAAAACCACAAAAGGCTCGTCGCCCACAATGGGTGCTGCGCACAGCACGGCATGGCCCAGGCCTAGCGGGGCCGGTTGGCGTGTATAAATGCAGTTAACGTTGGAAGGCAGCACGTTGCGAACAATTTGCAGCATTTCGTGTTTGTTCTTGGCTTCCAGCTCGGCTTCAAGCTCGGGCACGCTGTCGAAATGGTCTTCGATGGCGCGCTTGTTGCGGCCAGTGATGAAGATCAGTTCGGTAATGCCTGCGGCAATGGCTTCTTCGACGGCGTACTGAATCAGCGGCTTGTCGACGATGGGAAGCATCTCTTTGGGCATGGCCTTGGTGGCCGGCAAAAAGCGGGTGCCCAGGCCGGCAACGGGAAATACAGCTTTGCGAATTGGCTTCATAAACGGTAAAGGAAGTTGAGTTCTTGCTTAATGATACGCTAACAGTGTTGCGGCATCCGCTATACACTTCTGTCATTCACTACAGAATGGCAGTGCCACTAATTTTATGCGTGTTTTGTTTCTTGTTGTCTTGCTGGCGAATCTGGGTGTACTGGCTTTTGGTCAGGGTTTTTTTGGGCCTACGCCCATTGAGCAAGGCCGTGAGGCGCGCCTTTTGTCTGAAAGAAACCAGCAGGCCGTGCAGCTTGGCGAACCCCGCGCCGATTACTGATCAGGTTCTTCCGCCAGCCG includes:
- the galU gene encoding UTP--glucose-1-phosphate uridylyltransferase GalU; the encoded protein is MKPIRKAVFPVAGLGTRFLPATKAMPKEMLPIVDKPLIQYAVEEAIAAGITELIFITGRNKRAIEDHFDSVPELEAELEAKNKHEMLQIVRNVLPSNVNCIYTRQPAPLGLGHAVLCAAPIVGDEPFVVLLADDLIDANTSVTQQLIDAAHKHEGSVMAIQNVRPEDTNRYGIISGTQVSPNTTHISGIVEKPATADAPSTLAVVGRYVLEPEIFQHLRQTQAGVGGEIQLTDGIASLLTARSVFGLQYEGLRYDCGSKAGFFQATVELGRKYHGLEVK